A stretch of Labrus mixtus chromosome 7, fLabMix1.1, whole genome shotgun sequence DNA encodes these proteins:
- the rab22a gene encoding ras-related protein Rab-22A — MALRELKVCLLGDTGVGKSSIVWRFVEDSFDPNINPTIGASFMTKTVQYQNELHKFLIWDTAGQERFRALAPMYYRGSAAAIIVYDITKEESFQTLKNWVKELRQHGPPNIVVAIAGNKCDLLDAREVPEKDAKDYADSIHAIFVETSAKNAININEVFIEISKRIPVAEAAGGTSGKAFKLGRQASESRRTCC; from the exons ATGGCCCTGAGAGAGTTGAAGGTTTGTCTCCTGGGG GACACTGGCGTTGGAAAATCCAGTATTGTTTGGAGATTTGTGGAGGACAGCTTTGACCCAAACATTAACCCAACAATCGG GGCTTCCTTCATGACCAAGACGGTGCAATACCAGAATGAGCTGCACAAGTTCCTGATCTGGGACACAGCAGGACAGGAGCGG TTTCGTGCCCTGGCACCGATGTACTACAGAGGTTCAGCTGCGGCCATCATcgtttatgacatcacaaaagag GAATCCTTCCAAACACTGAAGAACTGGGTGAAGGAGCTGCGACAGCACGGCCCCCCTAATATTGTGGTTGCCATCGCTGGCAACAAATGTGACCTTTTAGACGCAAG GGAAGTGCCAGAGAAGGATGCCAAGGACTATGCTGACTCCATTCATGCCATCTTCGTAGAAACCAGCGCCAAGAACGCCATTAACATCAACGAGGTGTTTATAGAGATAA GTAAGCGGATCCCTGttgcagaagcagcaggaggaacaTCAGGAAAAGCTTTCAAACTGGGACGACAGGCTTCAGAGTCTCGCAGGACgtgctgctga